In Benincasa hispida cultivar B227 chromosome 8, ASM972705v1, whole genome shotgun sequence, the sequence ACAGGAGTGATGATGCATGGGTATGGCCTTGTAAAGAAACTTTGTGCTGAGCTTAAGGACTTCATGAAACTTCACAACTTCTCATCCATTGAAGATTTCAGAGGGTAAGTTTGGAGTTTGAATCTCTATAGTAGTTCTTTATACATTACGACTCCGGTCCCTCGAACATTGGTCACATTAATGAATTCCGAGTGAAACAGGGCTTCTCTTCCGTATTTCACGACCCACACCGATCTGGTTCGGAGGCAGCGAGAAGCAATCGAGCAGAGAAAAGCTGTGAAGAAGGGTCTGCAATCTGATAAAGACTGGACAGGCGATGGCTTTGTTAAGGAAACTGAGAGTATGGTTTCAAACTGAAAGTCCTAATACATATCAATCAAGCCTTCGTCACTGGAAGTAACAAAAAATGGTGTCTTTGTATCTGGATAGAGTTTCTTTCTCCCTCCCTCTTAAAGGATGACGAATAAATGTATCATTACAGAACAGTTCAACTTCGTATAATAAACTTTGTGTAGATTGAATACGTGAAGGGACAACGGCAATTTATTATAGTAAAAATTCATTCTGAAATGATTCATCCACCTATTTCAAATTCATCTCAAGCCCTTGGTAGaaagttatgaatttttacgtggacaaagatgaatgtaaaataacGTCTTCTGGGGAAAAATTCCCTTCTTAATCGAGAACATAAAAGGGAAAAATTCCCTTCTTAATCGAGAACATAAACTTCTTTTAGTACAAAAAAAGTGGAATTTAGAAGCTTGAATCTCCAACttctaaagataaaatatatatgttaattaCACTAATAAATTGCAATGCTTTCATATCACATTGTAAATATACGGACAGAAACAAAGATAATagaagaaattaaattaaatacaaaatggaaGGCGTGAAATAAACAGAAGATCCAATTTCATTATCAGTGAAAGAATTCACATATCATGTCTTTCTGAAGAATTAGTACAAAAGATATAGTATTGTACTCCCCCCCAAAACTGGAAAGGACACAACTACTGAAAGTTATGCTTCGATAAATAAGAAGCCTCCTTCAGTACATAgaagcagcagcagcagcagctgAAGAAAAAGATTTTCAGTTTTACCTTCCAACTTTATGCAATATATAAATGTCTATTGTACTGTAAAAGCTACACTCTACAATCATTATTCTCTCAAGGTATTACCTACAAACTTACTTTCAAAATTGAACCGTCTCGTGAAACACATTCTGACTGAGTGACAACAGATGCAAATTCAAGGACAGGAAGGCTGCGTCGAAGATCCGAACAAGGCCAGCCATTGATGGAGAAACCTTAAGGCTAATTTTATTTATCAGCTACAGATATACTACTATTTCCCTCATTTCATTCATAAGCCTTCTCCCAATCATCTGCCACTTCCGACGTGTTTGTTCCATCATCTGTTACAACCTGTATCCCTCCTGCAGAGCTCAGGTTCCTACTTGTGCCTGATTCAGATCCTAAAGAGGAATGGCCAACCCGATTGCCAATATTGTGTTCGGGAGATCGAGTGGAAGAACTCACAGCAGATTCGGTGTCCAACGCATGCCACCGATTAAGTGAAGCAGGAAGTGGAGCTTCTCTTTTCCATACGGATGCCTGAACGTCGATAGATGAACCGGACCATTCTTCATCGCCCCATGAAGTGTCCTTCCAACTAGAGTCCTGAACTACGACCCTTTTCCATGGATTACTACTCTTTGATGCTCCACCTTCCTTTGCATTCTCCCCTCCTCCCCAAGCATTTGCATTAGATGATGCTGATGCACCACCATTCTGAAGAGCACTGGCTCCATGATACGCTGTCCCATGATCCAACCTTCTCATTGCAGTAGCTGCTCGAGCAGGATCGCTGAAGACAGCCAAAGCATTCTTGTCGTTCAACCATACTAATTCACATTCCCCACCAAACCTTAAGACTAATGCACTTATGTCTGATTCCCTAGGCAAATCTGGAAAAGAAACAACTAGCCTAGGATCCATATCTACTAAAGGATCGTAAGATGGTGGATATAGAGTACTGGTGGTGGTTGAGCCCTTAATACCAAGCACCCGAGGCGGAGCTTTTGATTTAGGAGTAACATGAATTGTAATGAAACGTTTGGGCTCCCAGCCAACCGAATTGATCGCAAGCTTCCACCTCTCAGCAATCAGCCTGACAGCATCTCTCTTATCCTTGGCCATTGGACAGAAAACATGAACTTTAAGGCCACTCATTGTTCCTCTATTCTTCCCAAGGACCAGGAATTTGCATCTCTCCTCCACAGCCAATACCCATTTTGAATCACGTCTAAAGAGGTCTGCAAGCAATTCAGAAGCAGAACTATCGCCGAAGTGAAGGGCATCCAAATTTGGGGGATTGATATCAAAAGCATCTGCAAGAACCCGATTCCTCTCTAGCTTAGAGCATTCATCATCACATGTCAGTTTTCTCTGTCCTAGTGGAATCTTTTTGCCAGTTGCCTCAATGGGTTGAAGCGGAACAGGTAATTTTTGAATAATTGAAGCATACAGAGTATCAGTATTGAAACCAATACTGCTCCCTCCAGCATCGCAAGGAACAGATGCTGTTATTCGGCCACATGAACAAGTGATGATAACAGGGAATTCACATCTTGCATCGGGGCAAGGAGCAGATGGGTGACATGGCGCAGTACATGTATGCCTACAATCTCTTCGAGGCGCACCACATGTCTGTCCACAGGAAGTTTTCTGACCCAAATCAGATCCAGCAGCAGTGTCACACGGTGGCGGGTGACAAGTTCTGTTGCAGGCATGCATCCCACACTGCCTAGTTTTCCCACATAGCTTGTTGCATCTGATGTCCCTTGAACCGCAAGGAATGTTCCTTAGAACTACATGTCCACCGATGCACTCCTTGGCTATTGGAACTGTACAAGGCGGGCAGTCACCAAAGTGACAGCTATGAGTAGAACAATGGCCACATGGCTGAGGGACGGAACATGGCAGTTGACATGATGGGGGCGGTGTTCCACAAGGCAAGGGTGGAGGAATTGAAGTTTTACCACAAGCACATGTCAAGTCTGTGAAGATTGTCTCGGGACATGGAGAGCAATGGCCACTATGACACAGTGATTGACAAGAGTGCTGGCGACACCTTAGTTTCTTCCCACATCTCATTACACAAAAGTGTGGATCCCAATCTCCTAAATGATTATAGCTGGAGTTTGATAGAGGACAGCACCTCTCACTGCACCTGTGCCTTCCACAATTCTTCTTCCACCCGCATGGCTTTTCGCAAGTGAATATGTCAGTTGGGCTGGAAGTCTTGTAGCATTCCACATTTCGAGAAGTTGATCCACACCGGCATTTTTGCACAACTTGAACCAAGCAAGGTGCACAATCTCCAGCGTGACAGACATCCTTACAATGATGCTTCCCACAAGGTAATAGTTTCTCACAGAGCTCAGAACATGTTGGGATTGGATCCAAACAACTTGTCCGTTCGTCCTGCAATCGTGTTTTACCACAATAACATGTCTTAATCATGTCAGGCATTAAATCACAGCCTTCACAGGGTCCTGGATGACAAATTTCACGGCAGACATGATTGCCGCAGTTAAGAGTCTTCCCACAGATGGAACTACAGGGGAAAACACCATCTTCTGTATTTATTTCACCCTTCAAAGTCATGCTTCCACAAAGAACAagctctttctttttcttgcaAAAGCAAGAGGCACTAACTTGAACCTGACAAGGATCACAAGTACCCACATGGCATATTTTTTCACACCAGTGACGTCCACAATCCAGGAGTTTTTCACAATGCTGACCACAAGTTAAAGTGGATTTCCTATCTGAACAACGTGTTGTTATCAACTTCTTGCCACAAGGGCATAAACGGGGAGGAGCAAATGCCTTGCAAGGAGGGCAGGGACCTGGATGGCACTGCAAGACACAATTATGGGGACAAAGATCCTCCTTGCTTCCACCAGCAACCATCATCTCTCGATCAAGTGGCTTGCCACATGGTTCCCCACATGAATGGGGTGTCAAATACAAGTCAGAAGGGGGATCCTGCCTTTTACCACAGAAACAAACATATCGAATCTCCTTCGAAGACGTAAGCTGCACAGATTGGCATCCAGGACAACGCCAATTTAATCCCTGATTCTTCTCAGCTACCAAGTCGGTGGAAGTGGGTGCTCTAGCCCATTTCTTGATGCAAGTTAAATGAAAAATGCAAAAGCAGCTTGAACAAGACCATATGGGTGCAGATCTCCGCACCATATCATAACAAATCATGCACTCAACAGTGCCCTTCATCAATTTTTCCTGAATTTCATGAACTAGCTGAGGCAAGTTGGAGATTCTCAACTCCTTTTCACCCTGACCCCCACTTTTCTCCTTATCTTTTTCCTTGTCCTTTCTTTGATTCCTTCGAGGACCCACATGAACCCTTGGACCATGATTACCTCTGTCTCGACAAACTGGATGAGGAGGGCTAGAATTTAGCTCTAGCCCATTCCGATTATCATTCAAATTGACGTTCAATGGCTGATTCACAGGAATAGCCGTGGTCGTAGTTGTAGTTGTGGTAGTAGTGGTTGTCGTGGATCCTCTCGCTACCCACTCTTGTCGAGCACTTGATGCAGGAAATCTAGACCTATCCTTCCGCACATTTCGGACATGTGAGCTCATATTCTGCAATTAAATAAACCAAAAAAGAAATGGGCTTAGTCAATATTCAACACTGTATCAACCCCAATGAGTTAAGCAACACATCTTAAAATGGAAATGCGTCCATTACAAATAATAAGAGATACTATTTCATCCTGATAAAAATCGAGATGAACGGACCCAAACGATCAAATGAACAGGAACAACAATGAAGCCCTAGTGCAGAATCCAACTAACTTACAATACAAAGAACATGGTATCGAGTTTCTAGTTTTATACACGATTTGCAAACCTGAAGCAAGTAAAAATATacaacaaaatacaaaatttaaaatttaaacatctCTTATATCTCAGTTATTATTAAGAAAGAGAGTAAACACATCTTGCATAATTCCATTGAATGAAAAGCTGGCACATACGTAGCTAATCACAGTCCAAGTGTCAATCCagaaaaaccaaaatcaaatcCCACTTCCAATCTCAATCCCCCTTCTCACTCTCTAATTTCCTCTCTAAATGTGAAAGGAAaggatgaatttttttttaaaaaaatcatcaaacaaGAAACACATCGATCCAACAACAACTTAAAAATTATTGTAATGAAGAAACTGAAGAACATTGTTAAGTTGGTTTCTCCTCATTTATTCATATGAATTGCAGAACATATTAATGACTCGTGAGTGAAAACAAATATTAGAATTACTAGCCCACCAATGAAACCAAGTATGTTGTGATGATTATAATACAAGTTCCATTCTTACTCTCTAATAATCTTTTTAATTCTTACTCTAATAAATTTGTCAATAACATACTAATTAAACTAATGAATTACGATCATTTAAACTAATGATTTCAAATGATCAAGAGAAGTTATAATTCACCTACAGAAACAAGGATAAGGCTTGAGCCACCTTCAACGGTATTGATGAGCAcattttggattttgatataCAACATTTTCCCTCTTAATCCACTTTTCTTTTGCCCACCCTTTCACTATTTCAACCTCATCTATTAGTATCCTAAAGTCCTTTCTTTCTCCTTTACCCTCTGATCTTATCCTCCATTTCTCCATATGCACACATAGAGAATCAACCTAAAAACTTATTCTGATCAAAGTCAGCCCCCTCTCAGTTTTTGTACAAATGTGGGTAATTATGAGCTCACTCGCTTGCTTCCACATATTAATATTGAAACCTAAactacccaaaaaaaaaaaaatgatagaattaaaaaaaaaaaaaaagatttgattCACAGAAACACAATTAAAGTATAATTCAGTTCAAAATCAAGATTGGGTATTAAAGCTACTTGCGTACAGCAGGAAGAGATCGGTATTCATAAAATATGTCGGTTTGACCATTACCCCTAATAATGAGAATAAGAAATTTGAGGCAGCTGAAAACAATAAGAGACtgaaacaaaatggaaaaacacaGCGAAATAAAATGTACAGGCGAAGGCGAACAGTGGAAGAAATTTCGTTGAATGAAGAAAGAGGTGAAAACACGATTTTGAAAGTGGGAAATGACGATCAAAGCATCAGGAACAACAATGAAGCCCTAGCGCAGAATCAAACAAACTcttacaagaaaaagaaaaaaaaagaatacataAAAAACTGAAGAGATGATAGAAACCTGATCGAAGGAACTCCGAAATGGCGAAGAAGGCGACAGAGGGCGGTGATTGTAATCGTCCTCCGGCTCCGGtgatgaaattgaaagagaAATGGGGATTTTTAATTTGCTGGGAAAGGCGAGAAGTGAGGTCGAAGCGGTTTCCGGCAATTTATAGGGAAGCGGGTGGCTTTGGGTTCCGCATTTGCTAATCGCTTGGGCCGTAAGGAAGTGGTCCCCCTCGCACACCGCCTCTTGATTCATATGCGTGGTCCGCACTCGGTTCtaccattttccttctttttatatatatatatttaataataataataattattattattattttcaccTTCATTTTCCCTATAATATAAAACATcattttacaaaatattatatctaACTAAATTAGAAGTTTATTTTATATCGATattggttgttttcaaataaatgaaaatgagtcaatttatttataaatataataaaatttcactATCTATTCGTGATATATCGTGataaactatgatttatatctatCAGTATTAGTGATGGATGTCTATCGcgatctatcactaatatatagtgatattttactatatttgaaaatattttcaacagttttaatattttaaacaattactCTATCGAAATTTATGTCAATTTAATTTTAGGCCTCCAATTCTTTTATCCTCATTTTTCCTATGATATAATACACCATTTTACATAATAATGTAAGTTAGAAGATGTTGATGTCAAATTTTGGACAGGATAAAGTGCACTTGATCTTCACATGACAGAAACAGTGAATATGTTTGAAGAGAAGACGAACGTGGATTACAAAAGAGAAAACCTGCACACTGATGTAGCACTTGCCACATACACTCTGATGCTTAAGTCAGAGAGTGAAAGAGTGTGGAGGCTAGAGAGTTTAAGATTATGACTCAAGTTACCTTATATGAaattataatgatgtatttatagagaaagttGACCTAGGTTAGTCGCTTGGGTTTTGAAGTCGCCTTAGGATAAATAGATAACCTATCGGGCCAAGGATCGTATCCAATTTCATGTTTGGCTAGGGTCGGGGCATGCATAGGAAATGTCGCTTTAGCTATTTTGCTAGGGTCGATTTCAACCTTGGCCAAGGTCGAGCATCTCCCCTATGTCCAAATTAGGCCTAGGGCAATGCTTTGGACCAGAGCATGCCTGGACATGCCATCTTAGTTGCTTTGCTAATGTCGGCCTCGGTCGAGCTTGTCAATTTGGCTTTGACTCGATTTAACTCTCTTCCCTAGGTCCATTTTGGGCCTAGGGTGGTAGTTTTGGCTCAAACCTTGTTTCTTCTATTATTTTATTCGTCCAGTGGTACCATtcgtgttgggttttatgtcctaaaactcatggtttgtaaacattaaacatattctattttgtaataaagatattattgggGTTTATTtagtaaagatgttattaaatatgtgaattgcacatTTTGACCCTAAATCCAATCAACTAAGAACCCCCgactatagcatgaatacttaaactttatatggagacataaaagtagaacAAGTTCGAGTATAACCAAAacgtagtataaggataaggttgggtaccttaacttggggacactatgggtGTAACCCATTTTATATTGacacaaacaatgtgatcctgaaccatacatatggagacatgtgaatggaaacgtcctatgcaatgagtttgcataaaattggaccacgagatagtcacttttactttataacgccaTTTACTATTAAGACTatctatttcaattcgatgacctaggtatcccgatcttaatcctaagctaactatgaacttctatttattcgggattatcttaaTCTTCATGCGTGAGACTAGCTCAACATcgtcagctcaataagcctccaattttaggtgtaagaccagatagatagctgg encodes:
- the LOC120083487 gene encoding NF-X1-type zinc finger protein NFXL1, translating into MNQEAVCEGDHFLTAQAISKCGTQSHPLPYKLPETASTSLLAFPSKLKIPISLSISSPEPEDDYNHRPLSPSSPFRSSFDQNMSSHVRNVRKDRSRFPASSARQEWVARGSTTTTTTTTTTTTTAIPVNQPLNVNLNDNRNGLELNSSPPHPVCRDRGNHGPRVHVGPRRNQRKDKEKDKEKSGGQGEKELRISNLPQLVHEIQEKLMKGTVECMICYDMVRRSAPIWSCSSCFCIFHLTCIKKWARAPTSTDLVAEKNQGLNWRCPGCQSVQLTSSKEIRYVCFCGKRQDPPSDLYLTPHSCGEPCGKPLDREMMVAGGSKEDLCPHNCVLQCHPGPCPPCKAFAPPRLCPCGKKLITTRCSDRKSTLTCGQHCEKLLDCGRHWCEKICHVGTCDPCQVQVSASCFCKKKKELVLCGSMTLKGEINTEDGVFPCSSICGKTLNCGNHVCREICHPGPCEGCDLMPDMIKTCYCGKTRLQDERTSCLDPIPTCSELCEKLLPCGKHHCKDVCHAGDCAPCLVQVVQKCRCGSTSRNVECYKTSSPTDIFTCEKPCGWKKNCGRHRCSERCCPLSNSSYNHLGDWDPHFCVMRCGKKLRCRQHSCQSLCHSGHCSPCPETIFTDLTCACGKTSIPPPLPCGTPPPSCQLPCSVPQPCGHCSTHSCHFGDCPPCTVPIAKECIGGHVVLRNIPCGSRDIRCNKLCGKTRQCGMHACNRTCHPPPCDTAAGSDLGQKTSCGQTCGAPRRDCRHTCTAPCHPSAPCPDARCEFPVIITCSCGRITASVPCDAGGSSIGFNTDTLYASIIQKLPVPLQPIEATGKKIPLGQRKLTCDDECSKLERNRVLADAFDINPPNLDALHFGDSSASELLADLFRRDSKWVLAVEERCKFLVLGKNRGTMSGLKVHVFCPMAKDKRDAVRLIAERWKLAINSVGWEPKRFITIHVTPKSKAPPRVLGIKGSTTTSTLYPPSYDPLVDMDPRLVVSFPDLPRESDISALVLRFGGECELVWLNDKNALAVFSDPARAATAMRRLDHGTAYHGASALQNGGASASSNANAWGGGENAKEGGASKSSNPWKRVVVQDSSWKDTSWGDEEWSGSSIDVQASVWKREAPLPASLNRWHALDTESAVSSSTRSPEHNIGNRVGHSSLGSESGTSRNLSSAGGIQVVTDDGTNTSEVADDWEKAYE